GGCGAGCCCGACCACCACATAGCGGGTGATGAAGCCCAGCGTCATGAAGATCGAGAAGACGGCGAAGTTCGCCTTGGTGGTCGCCGCCAGGATCGTGGTGGGATAGTTCGGGGGTACGCTGACCGATCCGGACAAGAAGACGCCCAGCGGCCCCCAGCGCGGATGCTCGACCAGTGCGATTCCCCACCTCATCACACGAGACCAGCGGTAGCGCCAGGTTCCCGGTTGGGGTTCGGGACGCGACAGCAGCTTGCGATGCAGCACCGGCAGCCGCTTGGCCTGCCGGACGACCTGAAAGAGGATCATCTTGCCCACACCCTGGCCGAGCCCCAGGCAGATGCCCGCTTCGACCGGGCCGATGAGATGGGTGGCGATCGCGGCGACGACGAACGCCTCGCCGTTGATCACCGGGATGAGCGAGCCCAGTAGGCCGTAGCCGAACGCCAGTAGCAGTTGCCACCAGACATTGCTCATGCCACCAGCATGTCAGCTATTCGTCCGCAGGATGGGTTGGCGGGCCGGCCAGTCCGCCGTCGGCGACCGAACCCCTGGTGAGCCGGACGAGATGGTGCAGCCGGTAGAGCTCGGATTCGAGGAAGTCGGGTCCGCCGTGCCGGGCAGCCACCAGCAGACGGTCCTTGCCGGCAGGTATGACCGCCAGCGCGACCGAACCCCAGCCCGGCAGCCAGGCCTCCGACATCTCCGAGAAATGCTCGGTGGTGAACGGCTCGAGGGCGGCGATCTGATCGGCACCCAGCTGCGGCGCATTCTCGGTGCCCATCAAGATCTTCTGCTCCTGGACCCCGACCACCGCAGCCCACTGGGCATGGAAGACCTGGGGAACCCGCTCCAGCAAGACCTCGAGGGCGCGGTCGCGATTGTCGCCGATCTCGCTGGCAATGGCGACGTCCGACTCGATGCCATAGCCGTCGGGGTACCGGGAAAGCCACAGCACCTGCACACCTTCGAGTTGCAGGCAGGCCGACACGAGGTCCTCGGGCAGCGTGTCCGAGGACAACTGCAGCAGAAAATCGTCGATGACGGTCTGCGATGAAGCCTTGTCGACGACCTCGATCAGATGGATATCCGCACCCACCGACCCGATAGCGGTGGCCACCTGACCGAGAGCACCGGAGCGATCAGGCATCTGGATTCGAAGCAAGAACATGGTATCAGTCTGCCAACCGGCCAAACCGGCCACGAATCGGACGTGTTTCGATCACATGACATTGCATCTACTATGTTGCAGCGGAGCCACCAGGGCTTTCAGCTAGGAGGAACGGTCGGATGTCGACGGCCAGAAGCAGTTCTATCATTCGTCCGCTACCGATCTGGGCGGTCGCGCTGATCGCGACGCTGGGCAGCCTGCTGTTCGGCTACGACACCGGTGTGATCTCCGGCGCGCTGCCATTCATGGCTCATCCCGTCGACCAGGGCGGCCTCGGCCTGAGCGATGTCGCAGAGGGCATCATCACCGCTGCGCTGCCGATCGGTGCCGCCTTCGGTTCGGTCTTCGGCGGCAACCTGTCCGACCGTTACGGACGCCGCCGCATGCTGCTGTGGCTGGCGATCATCTTCTTCGTCGGCGCCGTCGGCGCCGCGTTGTCGCCGACCGTGCACTTCCTGGCGTTCTTCCGGGTCGTGCTGGGTCTGGCCGTGGGCGGTGCGTCCACGACCGTGCCCGTTTACCTGGCCGAGGTTTCACCGGCCGAGCGGCGCGGCTCGATCGTGGCGGTCGATCAGGTCATGATCGTCACCGGGCAGCTGCTGGCCTACACCAACAACGCGCTCATTGCGCACCTGTACGGCGAATCGTCGTCGTGGCGGTGGATGCTGCTGCTCGCCTCGATCCCAGCTATCGGCTTGTGGGTCGGCATGCGGTTGATGCCGGAATCGCCGCGCTGGTACGTCGCGCAGAACCGCGAGGCCGATGCTCGCCGCTCGCTGGAACGGGTCGCTGCGGAGCATGTCGACGCTCAGATCGATGAGATCCGCTCGACGATCGACAAGAGCGACTCGCAGGAATCTCTCGGCTGGGCCGCGCTGCGCCGGCCCTGGGTGCTGCGGATCGTGGTGATCGGTATGGGTTTGTCGGTGATCCAGCAGATCACCGGCGTGAACGCGATCATGTACTACGCGCCGCGCATTCTGGAATCGACGGGCATCGGGACCAACGCCGCACTGACCGCGACCATCGCCAACGGTGTCATCAGCGTGCTGGCGGCGCTGGTCGGCCTGCTGCTGGTGCGCCGGCTGCCGCGCAAGAAGCTGCTGGCCCTGGGCCAGTCGCTGATCATCTTCTCGCTGCTCGGCATCGGCGTGATCTCCCTTGTCACCGACGGGCAGGGAGCCACCTGGCTGGTGCTGGCGCTGATGCTGGTCTTCCTCACCGGCCAGCAGGGCGCGGTCTCCCCGGTGACCTGGGTGATGATCTCGGAGGTCTTCCCGCTGCGCATTCGCGGGCTGGGCGTCGGCCTGTCGGTGCTGGTGCAGTGGCTGGCCAATGCACTGATCACCTTCAGCTTCCCGGTGCTGCTCGGCCTGGTCGGTCTCGGCCCGGTCTTCATGACCTTCGCGGTGCTCAATGTGGTCGCCCTGGTGCTGGCCGCCCGGAAGCTGCCGGAAACCTCGAACCGGACCCTGGAGGAGATCGAGCAGCTGATGGCCGCCCGCGTGGAGATGCCTGCGGCCGAGGCGTCTTGAGCGCGACCGCGGGACGACGCTCTAAGATGTGTCGGTAGCCGGCGACCACCCGGGCCGCCCGGCCGCCACCAGACGGTGGTGCTGACCGAACAACAGGAGTGCTCGTGGCTTTGACCGCGCAGGACGTCGCGAGGCTGGCCGATCTGGCCCGCATCGAACTGACTGAGGAGGAACTGGCCCGGCTGGCTCCGCAACTGGATGTGATTCTGACCTCGGTGGCCAGTGTTGCCGAGGTCGCTGAGGCGGACGTGCCACCGATGTCGCATGCAGTACCTCTGGTCAACGTCTTCCGGGAGGACCAGGTGCGTCCGAGTTTCCCGGCCTCTGCCATGCTGGCGGCAGCGCCGGCCGTCGAGGACGGTCAGTTCCGCGTCCCGCGCATCTTGGATCTGGAGCAGTGATGGCGTCCACGATCACCCAGACCGCAGCCGAACTCGGCCGCCGGATCGCCGCCGGGGAACAAAGCTCCGAAGAGATCACCCGCGAGTGTCTTGATCGCATCGAACAGGTGGACGCCGACGTTCACGCCTTCTTGGCCGTCGATGCCGAGCGCGCCCTGCAACAGGCACGCGCGGTGGACGCCAGGATCGCGGCCGGCGAGAAGCTGGGCCCCCTGGCAGGAGTGCCGATCGGGGTCAAAGACCTCTTCTGCTATCAGGGGCTGCCCACGACGGCCGGCTCGCGCATTCTGCAGGGCTGGATTCCGCCGTACAACGCCACGGTCGTCGACCGGCTGCTTGCCGCCGGCCTGGTGATCCTCGGCAAGACGAATCTGGACGAGTTCGCGATGGGTTCCTCGACCGAGACCTCCGCCTACGGTCCGACCCGCAATCCGTGGGATCTGGAGCGGATCCCGGGTGGCTCGGGCGGCGGTTCGGCGGCGTGCCTGGCGGCCTTCGAGGCTCCGCTGGCGATCGGCACCGATACCGGCGGTTCGATCCGCCAGCCGGCCTCGATCACCGGAACGGTCGGCGTCAAGCCCACCTATGGCGGCGTCTCCCGCTACGGCGTGATCGCGATGGCCTCGTCGCTCGACCAGCCCGGACCGTGCGCTCGTACCGTGCTCGACGCGGCGCTGCTGCACGAGGTCATGGGCGGCCACGACCCTGCGGATTCCACCTCGATCAATGCGCCGCTGCCGGGCATGGCGGCCGCGGCCCGCAAGGCCGA
The Brooklawnia propionicigenes DNA segment above includes these coding regions:
- the gatA gene encoding Asp-tRNA(Asn)/Glu-tRNA(Gln) amidotransferase subunit GatA; its protein translation is MASTITQTAAELGRRIAAGEQSSEEITRECLDRIEQVDADVHAFLAVDAERALQQARAVDARIAAGEKLGPLAGVPIGVKDLFCYQGLPTTAGSRILQGWIPPYNATVVDRLLAAGLVILGKTNLDEFAMGSSTETSAYGPTRNPWDLERIPGGSGGGSAACLAAFEAPLAIGTDTGGSIRQPASITGTVGVKPTYGGVSRYGVIAMASSLDQPGPCARTVLDAALLHEVMGGHDPADSTSINAPLPGMAAAARKADVKGLRIGVVRELGGEGYAPGVEQRFSEAVDLLSSLGAEIVEVSCPHFVHALAAYYLIMPAEVSSNLSRYDGMRYGLRAGDDGSASTEQVMRLSRAAGFGDEAKRRIIIGTYALSAGYYDAYYGSAQKVRTLIARDFTSAFEQCDVLVSPTAPTTAFKIGERLNDPVAMYKSDLCTIPANLGGISAASFPIGLAPGDGLPVGLQTMAPAMADDRCYLVGGALEAALNDRWGGPLLSRIPDIGQRAAHQEDAR
- a CDS encoding sugar porter family MFS transporter yields the protein MSTARSSSIIRPLPIWAVALIATLGSLLFGYDTGVISGALPFMAHPVDQGGLGLSDVAEGIITAALPIGAAFGSVFGGNLSDRYGRRRMLLWLAIIFFVGAVGAALSPTVHFLAFFRVVLGLAVGGASTTVPVYLAEVSPAERRGSIVAVDQVMIVTGQLLAYTNNALIAHLYGESSSWRWMLLLASIPAIGLWVGMRLMPESPRWYVAQNREADARRSLERVAAEHVDAQIDEIRSTIDKSDSQESLGWAALRRPWVLRIVVIGMGLSVIQQITGVNAIMYYAPRILESTGIGTNAALTATIANGVISVLAALVGLLLVRRLPRKKLLALGQSLIIFSLLGIGVISLVTDGQGATWLVLALMLVFLTGQQGAVSPVTWVMISEVFPLRIRGLGVGLSVLVQWLANALITFSFPVLLGLVGLGPVFMTFAVLNVVALVLAARKLPETSNRTLEEIEQLMAARVEMPAAEAS
- a CDS encoding amino acid-binding protein, which encodes MFLLRIQMPDRSGALGQVATAIGSVGADIHLIEVVDKASSQTVIDDFLLQLSSDTLPEDLVSACLQLEGVQVLWLSRYPDGYGIESDVAIASEIGDNRDRALEVLLERVPQVFHAQWAAVVGVQEQKILMGTENAPQLGADQIAALEPFTTEHFSEMSEAWLPGWGSVALAVIPAGKDRLLVAARHGGPDFLESELYRLHHLVRLTRGSVADGGLAGPPTHPADE
- the gatC gene encoding Asp-tRNA(Asn)/Glu-tRNA(Gln) amidotransferase subunit GatC, giving the protein MALTAQDVARLADLARIELTEEELARLAPQLDVILTSVASVAEVAEADVPPMSHAVPLVNVFREDQVRPSFPASAMLAAAPAVEDGQFRVPRILDLEQ